The Magnolia sinica isolate HGM2019 unplaced genomic scaffold, MsV1 ctg403, whole genome shotgun sequence genomic sequence GGTCTGACTCTTACTTTGCGCTTTCTATATATGGGACATATCCAAACGGTTAATATGATTGTCCTCAACTTGGGATTAGCTCGTGCACCAAAATTCTCCTAAGTTATAACAAAAAAGGAAGACGTTGGAAACTTCAATTGGTGGGGAGCAAACACTGATTTGAAAACCGGACGAGACAGTTGAAGCTGTCTAGGCCAGAACCGGGGCCTTTGGTTCTCCTTCGATTGGAACCGCTCAGGTCACATGGATGAATGCACACAAAAATGGGTCGACGCCAGTCTGGATTTGAAACATTGGTACCATATGACCACTTAATAAAGCCAAAAAAACAGAGGCAAGGGATCAACGGTCAGGATCTTTGATTGGAATATAATTGCCTACTACCTGGAACCAATCAAACGATGCTTAAACCACGTCCCACTGAAGAAAATCTACTATAGAGCAATTTATCATTTGACAATATTGACTATATTCATCCTTAGGTTGCCTCCCACACCCAGTCCTTTTACTTCAAAAATACATGCCCTCCTCTCCATCAATTCCCTAACTCTCCTACTTTCTTTTCTGGTCTGGGCCCCAAATTTCCTCGCTTTTATGTCTATATAAACCGTAGATCCAGGGGGGCTAACCTAAGCCGATCAGTGAATTCAACGGTTGGGTTATGGCCACATGGAATTCACATTTAATCAGAGAAGAATCTTGCAACGGCCCAGATGCTACATGCAGAACATCACCTACCGGTCTTTGTCGCAAAATCCCATTCCGGATGTGCATAGGGATTCCCGCCCAGCTTCCTTGGATCATTTAGATCTATTAATAGACATACTCCAAAACATGAGAATAGTTGGAACGTGTATTTTATTAATAGGAAAGGTCCCATACATTTTAAGAACTCAcccaagtgattttttttttcctccgttTCTTTTTTCTCCTAATCCTTTTTCTTCCTTGAATGAGTCATATAGGCAGAAGCACCTTATAATGGCCAGAAGGCCACCGAAGAAAAGGAGACTGGAAATGCTCATAAAACACCTGACACCTTCCTCCTGTCAGGAGTATAATACTAGGAACTTCAGCCGTGAAGAGAACAATACCAGAGAATAGGATTTGTGCATCATATACAAATATGGCCCACCACAAGGCCATCAACAGCAACCGGACAGCTAGCTCTTACtgagtcctctctctctctctctctctctctctctctctctctctcccctcacttCTTCTTATCTGTGCCGAGCGAGAGGAGCTCAAAGCTTCTAAGGGGGTGGTCGTCGCGGGCTACTTTTGCAGATGCAGTACGGGTATGGGAGGACTTGGACTCTAACCCAGGTTGGATCCTTTGGGCAGTGGATGGGCGGCCGCTGCCTGAAATCAGACGGCTTGTACGGCTGATATGCTCATTGGGCTCGCCAGAGGAGCTTGGCCGGCTGCTCGAGGCAATGGCTCTTTTCGACGCGCTTCCATTCCGAGAGGAACCACGGCCTGAATCAGCGCCCTGAAAAAGGCATGCAACATGTAACAACAATAGCAAGGAGTAGCAAAATTCACATACAATTGTGAAtttcacaaaagaaaaaaaaaaaaaccaacatggTTTGAAATTTGTTTGGAAAAGCATCCATTATTACTCAAAAGTCTAATGTCCATTTGGAACTCATTAGCATTGGAACCTCTCTTACCGCATCCTTGGAAGATGCGGCTGCATCTTCCAAAGCCTTGTTCCTGGAGTGATCACCATGATGACCGGAACCTGTATTGTTTCTTCTAGTGAATGCTTCGACAGCACCCGAGAATCTATCACGGATCTCTTGTCCCACTATACAATGCAAGTAAATCAACGTGTCAAGCACTGAAGAACCCATTGGAAAGAAAACAATGCCTGCTTAAGTTCCAAGCAACGAATTTTGCAGAGGGAGAATATTTTTGAAGGCAactcaaaatttttattaaggagaataaaagaggagagaTCATCCAGCCAATACgaggattaaaaaataaaaaacaaaaaaaaccccAACACCACTGGATAATCAACCTGAGGTTCTTTCCGCAGATGGACCAGCAGGTGCACCTGTTCTTCCACTCGACtgctgaaaagagagagaagaaatgagCATGCATGTCTACTGCCAAAAATGTCATATCAAAAACATATTACATGTGTAACATGGACAGTCCActtcccaaaaaagaaaagaaaggcatAAAAAAACATCTGTCAGGCACATGTTGGACATGGACGCAGCAACAATGGAAAGAAAATCCatctgtttgtttttcttttcacaaTAAACATAACCACCAATTTATCAGCCAACAAGGCAAAAACAAGAGAACCAAGGAAGAAACCAGCCAGAGAGCTGACACAGCGAGGATCCTCTTGTCATTCTATGGGCCATAAAAATAACAGCAGCCAAAGCCACAAGCTACAACAAAACTGAAATCATAATGACATGTGGAAACCCTCAAAACTGGAGCCCAAGCAAAGTCTAGGGAGCGCCACATCGGTGCCTGATGCAGATCGCCAATTTAGGAAGAACTCCACCCTCGGAGCTCCATTGGATTTCAGCATCACCAAAAAAGCAGCTATTTTACTTTATATGGTGTTGACAGAGGATGCTATGCTTTGAAAAgttctcccatttctctcttgACACATTCCACATGATTGGAGGGGCCCACCTGACCACAGTAAGGTCGATTATCCACCCTAGCAGTAGTCAGGCCACTCCAACAATGTGGAAAAATTGGGCCCACCTCCCACAGAGGAGCAATAGAAGTGATCCATGTTGTGCTGTTCCTCCCAACACAGCATATATTCAGCAAAGCAAACTTCCATTTGTTCAAGCTATATGCTCAAGCAAAAGATTCCATTCTAGGCAAAAGACAGCATCCATTTGTTTCGCTTGCCCCACACACAGCACATATTATGGATGATCAAACCACGCTTTTGCAGGTTATCAATAGATAACACCTTCTTCCTCTCCACCAGCCAAGTGAAGGATTGTCACCTGGGTTTGGCGCTCCATAAAAAATGAAAGGCAGGTCTCATGGGGGCTCACCAATACCTTTCTCTAAGTTATATAGTAAAATACCCATACTACATGCAAGAATAACTAAAGCAAAATGCAAACAAAATCACATAAGATATATTACATTGAAACATAAACACAGTTTGGGTTGAACACCAAGGACCGCGGAGAATTTGACATGCTAGCGCTCACACATGCATAATGATATTTAATATGTATCATTAATCACCTTTTGTTCATAAAAAGAAACCAACGTTTTTTCACAGATAGCTGTCAACTAATGTCTAACCGATGGAAACAAATCTCACACAGTAAACTTAAAAAAATGAAGCGACTCTTTTATGCAGTTAAAAATCTTACACGTGCTCTAGAATTGCCGCTGATCTGGGGGTACTTCAATATGGTCCAATCGAATACATAGTCGAATGAATAACCTGCATTTTTATGGCGTCAAGATGCATCTGGGAAATTTTATTTCAGCTTCAGAGCAAAAAATTGAGACACCCTTCCCAAGATGAATTCTATCAACCACATAATTTCAATCGATAACAAGCAGCATATGATGGGCTTAAGTCATAATAATCACAGCCTTGAGTAGCAGTTCAATAACTGACCAAAAATGCCaaaggaggaaaaaagaagagaacaGAAGAAAGGATAATAGCTTGGGCACTTACCTTCTCGAATAAAGAGATCACGGAAAAGCCTCTTCAAATATGAATAATCCGGCTTGTCATCAAACCGCAAGGATCGGCAATAGTGGAAGTACGATATAAATTCTGATGGATAAGATTTGCAGAGCACCTGTTAAACAATATTGCCATTTAATAACTTTAATCTGATACCCAGAAAAACTACCAAAATGcctatacatacatatatatatatatatatatatagctgtgtGTGAGAGgcctcaagtccaaccggttgaacCACTGGTTATGGTCCACCCAGCGGATAATTTCTAACTTACCAAGTACATGggatatccaacctattcaatcaATTGGTCCAACCATGAACACTTCATGCAAAAATCATCCTCATCCACTgaccaagtggaccatacttgtgttttgctatttatcaatggctataaactgttttctatggtccaactcacttgatgattgtataaggttgattttttttttttcaaagattgtataaggctgatttttgcactagtTGATCCTCATCGTGGGGCAAACCTATTaggaggattggatgtcacaagcactaaacaggttggaagttatccattgGGTGGACTGTAATTTGtggtgactctctctctctctctctctctctctctctctctctctctctctctctcgttttatatatatatatatatatatatatagctgcacaccagttcgcatggaactcatgcaaactcatcatatgtgatgtgagtccaaaatctgaacagtccacgtgatgtagcaccccatgaaacccccaaggcccaacttttactttgatccaaaactttggtaagccatgaaaaaagaaaacagtttcctcccttaatttgcatctctcttgctatggcccaccagagttttagatcagggtgaaaattggtccctgagggtttcatgggatgccgcatcacatggaccgttcagattagacgcccatgagcaggtgtgtgtgtgtgtaatgccCACCTGCACACACGTGTCttggcacaaaatctgaacggtccttgtgatgcagcaccccttgaaacccccCTAGAccaaattttagcttgatccaaaactttggtgggccatggcaaataAAAAAGTGTTTCGTTCCTTAATTTGCttctctctttgttatggcccactagagttttggatctggctgaaATTTGGGCTTGGGGGGGTTCATAGGGtgtcgcatcacgtggaccgACAGGATTTTGTGCCCAGCATATGTGTGTTGCTCACTTGAAAAGGTGAGCAGGAGAGCAGGCctctgatgcaagacaattaaccacttgctctaaaagctcgaactgatagagcatggcgaatcaatccctttatctaatgcaggggcattttcacaccaggctcgagtggggttgcctatggaatgcaggggcacacttggggtaggcggctcgtgtgaggcggtacccatgtgatttgggacccacgaggagggttcagccaaggtcctaacccataagatgtggggcctgggctataagataaagggattgatccACCATGCtgtaacagttcgagcttttagagtaagtggttgattgtcctgcatcaaattggaatcagagcaggaggtctcattTTCGAGAtttctcaccgggggtgattaatgcagggacattttcacaccgcgCTCGAATGGCGTTGCCTGtgagatgcaagggcacacttggcccaccaaagttttggatcaaagtaaaagttgggccctgggggtttcatggggtgctacatcacgTGGACCTTTCatattttggactcacatcacgtatgatgagttctcaaaaagttcgcacAAGTTCCTTGCGAACTGGtgtgcagctgagcattcggctaTATATATCAAGAATCAGAAAATGTGCTGGTGGTCGGATCTTAAACCGTACAAATTTGATCACagttacaattttttttaaaggctatCCAGTTTTTACAATGCCACTGCTTTGGCTAAAAAACAGAAGGGGAGGCAATTTATCCAGAAAGTGACAATACCTCAACGGGAGTTAGCATCTTCTTTTCACTGATTTTATCATACTTCTGCTTTTTAGTGCCAGCCTTCAAACCCTGCCAGGGAAGGCTGATACACAGTAATCATAAAGATTGAGTTAGAGAGGAGAGAAATAAAACTCTACAAACTGACAGATCCAACATAAATGGGAAGGCTGACACATGAACATGAAAAGTAAAGATGGTTATCAATTTGACCTTCCTCTTAAGAAATACATAAGCACGTAACCAAGAGACTCCAGATCATCTCTTCTGCTTTGTTCTGCAAGGAAAGATACGAACGTCAATCAGAGATGACAAAGGAGCAAAAGAAGCCATAATCTGTTTCAGCAGGAAAGACAGAGACCACTTTCCAATCAGTAGCTAGCAAGGTAAAACCAGCACTGCATTTCACTCACCTACTCCTAGGTGAGTATTGACACTTGCATATCGAGCTGTTCCAGTGAGATTCTTGTTTTCCCTGAAAGAAAGAGTCGGTAAGTCTTTGCAGCAAAAACTCAAAAAAGCAGAAGCTTTCAATCAAGACCAGAACGTAAAGCTGCAAGAAGGCAAGCTTGGTAAAAGACTAATACCATCCCAAGCCGTAATCAATAAAAAGGCACTGTGTGatattaatattaaattttaGTATGCAATATAAGACATAATCCAGAAAACCAACAACCTATGGGTTCTCTGTCAGAAGTGGTAATTGTAAAACTCTCATGTGAAAATTCTGAACCAATGCATCTACAGTAGTGTACAATGAAACTAAAGAAACAAACAAATGCCCAGAGCAGAATCAAGCATCAATCACTCGGCAAACAAATGAATAGCTTGGAGGAACCTTTGACCAACACATACAATGAGAGGCCCAATGCTGAATAGATTTCTCCGCTTGTCAAGAAACAAACAAATGGCCAGATCAAGCATTAATTACAGGGAAAACCAATGAGTAGCTTGGAGCAACCAGATCCCTTTCAACTCATACGAAGAGAGGCCCAATGCTCTATAGATTTTATCCGCTTATCAACAAATAGCGAACCTTTTTCCTGCCATTTGCAAAGCTTTGGCATAAGAATGAATTCTTAGAGCCCTGTCTTCTAGTTTAGCAAGGCTCAGCAGATATTTTTACACTGATGTCATCATGAGGCATCAGGCGTGGGTATGGAATTAAAGAATCTTGAAACTGTTAGGGGATAACAAAGACAACATGACATGGAAAGGTGGGAGAGAGTATGCAGGAAAAAAGAAGGGGACAAGCCCTAGGGATTGGATTTTGGGGGGGAGGGAGGAGAGCTGGGaagaccactgaaaagagagcaGGTGAGGAATGTTTGCAGAAGCCAGAAAGCCCAAATTGTACCAAAATAGGAGACGAAGATTCAAAGCATGAATAGGGGGATTATTCTTTCTACCTGGGGAAGTGGGAGCCGTGACTGGTTTTCAACAGATGCGATTGGAGCTCAAGGGGGATATGAGTGACCTGGGGTTAAAAGACCAGTGGGACAGGTGCTTTTCGGTTTCTGCATTGCTGAAGGATGTGATACCGCTCTGCATGAGCAAGAGCACTTGAGAAATGTACTTGCATGGTAGGTTAACATTAGACTACAACAGGCTCTTGCACATTAAATAGGCTGCATTTACAACGCAGACTCAAATAGACAAAATATGCAGGGAAGTGGAATAGCAACACAGGAGAAGTGCTCTTGTATTTACCAGGTCACTATACGTACCTGTATGGTATATGCTTATGAGTTTGAAGATCCCTATATTTTTTTCCAAGGCCATAATCAATGATATATACCTGCAGTAAAGAGCACATTGGCAACATAAAATATAaggtcaaagaaaaaaaaaaaaaaaaaaaaacatgaaggaAAATCTCTCAGATATTGACATTTCAAATCAGAAATCCCTCAAATGTCTATCTGCAATGGtctctttttttttgggaataTGATGAATAGTCTTATTGAAATGCCGTGCATCTAATGGTCTTGTCCTTCGGTAAGTTATAAATATTAGACAATGTATGTCAAATCTACCTCAAATGTTCAAGTTTGACTTTAGAACAGCAGAACTGTCCAATGCAAGCAAGTTTGACCTAGTTTTAAAACCATTCGATGGTAAAAGACTGAGCTTTTTAATGGAAATGGTAaatttataagagagagagagagaggcccacAAAAACAAAACATGAGGATGAGATGATGTGGCAGCATCCAGTTAGAACAAGGCTGAATCCAGCCTCCAAGATACATCAACAGACTCCTGCCACAACCATGAAAGACCTTAAGACCCTTGGCCCAATTGATAACCCTGTTCCAAACCCTTTGAAAGAGACATTGGAAAATTTCAGCTTCGTTAAGAAtgttctcccttttctctctttccaaatcaaccatttttatttttatttttgaagtgaTAAACTTTATTAAGAAGGCAAAAAGGCCAGAAAcgacaagaaaaagaaagaaagaaaaaaaaaagctggaCCAACCAGCACCTGAAAACTCAGGGCTCCCACTCCTTCAGCAGAACCTTCCTAACATTTTCGACTAAGGAAGCGCTGCGATTTCTAAAATAGCGATCAGAGACCTGCAAGCAGAGCGAGCCACCAGTTCGACCTCCCTTTAGACCGGGGCCCTCCCTCATGCCCCACAAGGAAAGGCCCCTCCATAGACTTAGGCATGACCTATGAGACCTAGAAGATAGAAAGGATGCTGCCCTATACACCCCTTTGTGAAAGGACAGTGGACAAAGACATGCTCCACTGATTCTGCGTCTTTCGTGCATAAGAGAAATGTTCGACAACACCATCGCCCTCTCGCACAGATTGTTGATATTCCCTATTCTGGACAGCCAGCCAGCCAGCCACGCAAATGCAGCCACCTTGGGAGGAGATCCATGACGCCAAACATAACCTGTGTGGCATTTACTAAGATCAAATTCAGAGTGAGATATTGCACCTAACAATGAGCGAACAGAGAAGCCTCCTGATCGGTCTCTTATCCAAGTCAGCAAATCATTTACCCTCAGAGAGGGGCACAGACCAGCCAGACAAAGAGCCGAGCCATTTCATCCACTTTGGAAACTAGCAGATTGCGCCTACAAGGGGGAAGCCACAGCCCATCAGAAAAAGACCAGGCCAGCAAGATTTCCACTACGAGGCATCACCTTACAATATAGGAAACTCTTAACCGAAGCGGAATTTCCCCAACCCAAACATCATCCAAGAATCTAATTCTTACCCCATCACCAATGCAGAACCCAATTCCCTTGAAGATTTTAGGCGCCATCGTCGCGACCATAAACCAGCTAGAAGTAATAGATGTCATAAACTCTTCCTTTGCCCATGTGAACCCCCCAGTAAAGCTTGGAGGATGCTATGAATACACCCTCGCATCACACAATCTGTCTCAAAGAGACTAAGAAATCTCCACTAGATCTTTGAAGTGAATCTACAATGTGAGAAAAGAACATTCACATTCTCCTCATTATGCAGACAAAGGATATAAACATCAGGAATGATAACATTTCTGCTTCTCAAATGAATGATTGTTAGGGTTTCATCCCTTCCCAAAATCCAACTGAACAATACAACCTTTGGAAAACCCAAAGTGTTCCAAATGCATGCCGTAGGATCTGCCATCTTTCTGCCCAAATCCCCAGCTCACATAGATAAAACGATTGACAAAAATTTCCGTTTCTTTTTAGATTCCAACACTGCACATCCCTCTCCCTTCTATTGGGATCAACTAGTAAGAAATCCACAAGGGGAGCAAATTCCTCGATTTCTTGTCCAAAAACACTCTCCTAGAGTTCGGAGACCAGACTGTCTGGCTTGTTGTAGATGTACAGATCAAAATGCCTATTCATCAGCTAGCTGATGCGCCAAAATGCACATCTCTTTCTCCATTATCTCCTACTACGTTGAGTAAGCAGGCATTTGTGGAACAAGGTGATTGAAAGGTTCAAGAGGAAGTTATCAAGGTAGAAGAGTGGACATCTGTTGATTGTGGGACGCATCACTGCTATCAATGCAGCCTTCTATAATATTCCTCTCTATTTCATGTCTTTATATAAATGTCTGAAGTGAGTTATGGATAGACTAAAAAAGTTGAGTCAGGATTTCTTATGGCAAGGAGCTGAAGAAAAGCATGAATTCCATTTGCTCAAGTGGAAAGAAGTATGAAAACCCATTATCCGATGGAGGTGCAGGCATTAGTGTTGGAATCAATAAATGTGGCACTATTGGGAAAGTGGCAGTGGAGATTTAGGTCCGAAGAGGGTAAGTTGTGGAGAGAAATCTTCGCATTATGGCTGTGGAGATTTGCATCCAAGTATGGCGTTCAAGCGGGGGATGGGAGGTTAAGAAATCTTCACATTATCGAGCTTTGGGGATTTGGAAGGCCATGATTCAGTAGCTTTGGTTAAACCTAGTTTGATATTTTTCTCTTGGAGATGGGAACGAAATCTGTTTTTGGTAGGACTCGTGGT encodes the following:
- the LOC131236345 gene encoding casein kinase 1-like isoform X2, whose amino-acid sequence is MDHVIGGKFKLGRKIGSGSFGELYLGVNIQSGEEVAIKLEPVKTKHPQLHYESKLYMLLQGGTGIPHLKWFGVEGEYNVMVIDLLGPSLEDLFNYCNRKFTLKTVLMLADQLINRVEYMHSRGFLHRDIKPDNFLMGLGRRANQVYIIDYGLGKKYRDLQTHKHIPYRENKNLTGTARYASVNTHLGVEQSRRDDLESLGYVLMYFLRGSLPWQGLKAGTKKQKYDKISEKKMLTPVEVLCKSYPSEFISYFHYCRSLRFDDKPDYSYLKRLFRDLFIREGYSFDYVFDWTILKYPQISGNSRARSSGRTGAPAGPSAERTSVGQEIRDRFSGAVEAFTRRNNTGSGHHGDHSRNKALEDAAASSKDAGADSGRGSSRNGSASKRAIASSSRPSSSGEPNEHISRTSRLISGSGRPSTAQRIQPGLESKSSHTRTASAKVARDDHPLRSFELLSLGTDKKK
- the LOC131236345 gene encoding casein kinase 1-like protein 10 isoform X1 — protein: MDHVIGGKFKLGRKIGSGSFGELYLGVNIQSGEEVAIKLEPVKTKHPQLHYESKLYMLLQGGTGIPHLKWFGVEGEYNVMVIDLLGPSLEDLFNYCNRKFTLKTVLMLADQLINRVEYMHSRGFLHRDIKPDNFLMGLGRRANQVYIIDYGLGKKYRDLQTHKHIPYRENKNLTGTARYASVNTHLGVEQSRRDDLESLGYVLMYFLRGSLPWQGLKAGTKKQKYDKISEKKMLTPVEVLCKSYPSEFISYFHYCRSLRFDDKPDYSYLKRLFRDLFIREGYSFDYVFDWTILKYPQISGNSRARQSSGRTGAPAGPSAERTSVGQEIRDRFSGAVEAFTRRNNTGSGHHGDHSRNKALEDAAASSKDAGADSGRGSSRNGSASKRAIASSSRPSSSGEPNEHISRTSRLISGSGRPSTAQRIQPGLESKSSHTRTASAKVARDDHPLRSFELLSLGTDKKK